Genomic DNA from Streptomyces sp. GS7:
TTGGGGCCCTGCCTGCCACGCCGGGTGCCGGTTCCCGGAGGGGCGCCGACCCTTCGCGTGAGGAGCCGGCCCCGTACGGGGCCGTCCGTGCATCGAGGGACCGACCCTGCACCCGTCGGACGACCCCTAGGCCGCCGCGCCACCGTGGGCGGCCGCTTCCGGCGCGGCGTCCGGCGGCGTGGCCAGCACCGCCACCTCGTCCAGCGACAGCCCGAGCGTGCCGGCCAGCGCGGCGACCGTGAAGAACGCCGGGGTCGGCGCCCGCCCGGTCTCGATCTTGCGCAGCGTCTCCGCGGACAGCCCGGCCGCCGCGGCGACCTCGACCATGCTCCGCTCGCCGCGCGCCGCGCGCAGCAGCGTACCCAGCCGCTCGCCGCGTTCGCGTTCCCAGGGGGTCAGTGGAGTGCGCACCATGCCCGTGATACTAATACCGGTAAACAAATACCGGTAAACAAATACCGGCCGCACGAAGCTGTGGTCGCCGCCCGACACCGAGGTGCGTACGGGCGGCCCGAACGGGAGGTCGTTCCGATGGTGGAGATCAAGACGGATGCGTCGCTGGACGCGATGCGCGTGGCCGGCCGGGTGGTCGCGGACGCCCTGTCCGCGGTCCGCGCCGCGGCCGCCCCCGGCGTACGGCTGCTGGATCTGGACGAGGTGGCCCGTGCGGTCCTGCGCGAGGCCGGCGCCACCTCCCCCTTCCTCGGCTACCGCCCCAACTTCGCGCCGACCCCCTTCCCGGCCGTGATCTGCGCCTCCGTCAACGACGCGATCGTGCACGGCGTCCCGGACGGCTACCGGCTCCGCGACGGCGACCTGGTGAGCATCGACTGCGGTGCGGTCGTCGACGGCTGGGCCGGCGACGCGGCCACCAGCTTCACCGTCGGCGCCACGCGGCCCGAGGACCGCCGACTGATGGAGACCACCCGGCGCGCCCTGGAAGCGGGCATCGCGGCGGCCGTCGTGGGCGCCCGTATCGGCGATGTCTCGCACGCCATCGGCAGCGTCGGACGCGCCGCCGGCTACGGCATCGCCGAGGACTTCGGCGGCCACGGCATCGGCCGCGCGATGCACGAGGACCCGGCGGTCCCCAACGAAGGCCGGCCGGGCCGCGGCCTCGTCCTCCGCCACGGCCTGGTCATCGCCATCGAGCCGATGTTCCTGTCGGGCGGCGGTGACAGCTACTACGCCGCCCCCGACGGCTGGACCCTGCGCACCACCGACGGCAGCCGCGCCGCCCACTTCGAGCACACCGTCGCGGTGACGGACGACGGGCCGCGCGTACTGACCCTGCCGTAGGCGCGAGCGCTCCGTCGACGTAGGCGCGAGCACTGCGGCGGTAGGCGCCGGCGCCGCCGTAGGCACCGGCTCCGCCGTAGGAACCAGCGCCGCCGTGAGCACCAGCGCTGACTCGCCGCCGTCACGGGGCGGCGAGCCGCCGCCAGGGCCTACGACGGGCACCGGCACCCTCAGAACGCGTCGACGTCGACCGCCTCGGCCATCGCGCGATAGCCGGCGTCGTTCGGGTGCAGATGGTCGCCCTCGTCATAGGCGGGCGCTATCCGGCCCCGGTCGGCGGGATCGGCCAACGCGTGGTCCAGGTCCACGATCCCGTCGAACTCACCGGAGGTGCGTATCCAGTCGTTCAGCGCCTCGCGCTTGGTCTCGCCCCGCTCGGTGTAATACGCGGCCCCCTTGAACGGTGTCAGCGTCGCACCTATCACCCGGATGCCCCTGCCGTGCGCCTGACGTATCAACTCCCGCTGGGCGGCTATGAGTTGCCGCACGGACACCGCGGGGGTCGGCCCGCCCGGCGCGCCGCTCCACTCGCTCATACCGATGTCGTTGATGCCTTCCAGAAGGATGACGGTGCCCACGTTCGGCGTGTTGAGCGCGTCCTTCCGGAAGCGGACCACGGCCTTCTCGCCGAACCCGCTGGTGCTGTTGGTCAGTTGGTTGCCGCTGATCCCCTCGTTCAGGACACTGCGCGGGCGGCCCGCGGCGGCGAACCGCTCGGCCAGCCGGTCTGGATAGCGGCGATCGGTGTCGACCGTGGAGCCGTACCCGTCGGTGATGGAGTCCCCGAAGGCCACCACGCCGTCGCGCCGCGCGACCGGCCCACCGCCCGCGACCTCGACACCGGAGAGGTAGTACCAGGACTGCGAGGTCTCGGTGAACGCCGCGGCTCCCACATCGGAGCGGTGGTCACCGGCCGCGCGATAGCTGGTGGCCATCGCCATCGCATGGAAGGTGGCCGGGCCGGTCGGCGCGTCCAGATACAGAGTGACGGTCACCGACTCCAGGGCCCGCACCCGCAACCCCACACCGTCGCTGAGCAGTTCACCGCCCGCCGGTATGGTCGCCGACCGACCGTGCCCGAAAGTCAGCTGCCGCACCGACCCGGCCTGCACCGAAGCCCCCTGCGCGGTCCGCGCGATGGTCGCACCGGCCACCTTGAGCGGCGCCGCGCCGTAGCGGTTCGACAGCTTGATACGGGCCTGCGCACCGCCGGCACTGACCCGGACGACCTGACGCACCGTCTGCCGGGCGAAGCCGTCCTCGGACCAGTTCTTGCCGAACACCCCGGTCGACCGCTGCGGCGCCGCCGCCCAGCCACCGCGCCAATGCCCCTGCGCATACAGCGCGGTGACACCGGCCTGTCCACCGCCGACGCCCGAACCCGCCGCGTATGCCGCCGCGCCCTGCCCACCCGCACCGCCCGGCACCACGGGCAGCACAGGCAGCGCCACCAGCGCCGCCGCCGACACCAGCGCAACGGCCGAACGTCTCACCAGCGAACCAGACATGATCATTACCCCACCCTCTGGCCATGACGATCCCGCCGTACACGGTCTCGTCGTGCGTCACTTCGTCGTGCGATACCTCGTCGTGCGTCACTTCGCC
This window encodes:
- a CDS encoding helix-turn-helix domain-containing protein, which translates into the protein MVRTPLTPWERERGERLGTLLRAARGERSMVEVAAAAGLSAETLRKIETGRAPTPAFFTVAALAGTLGLSLDEVAVLATPPDAAPEAAAHGGAAA
- the map gene encoding type I methionyl aminopeptidase, whose translation is MVEIKTDASLDAMRVAGRVVADALSAVRAAAAPGVRLLDLDEVARAVLREAGATSPFLGYRPNFAPTPFPAVICASVNDAIVHGVPDGYRLRDGDLVSIDCGAVVDGWAGDAATSFTVGATRPEDRRLMETTRRALEAGIAAAVVGARIGDVSHAIGSVGRAAGYGIAEDFGGHGIGRAMHEDPAVPNEGRPGRGLVLRHGLVIAIEPMFLSGGGDSYYAAPDGWTLRTTDGSRAAHFEHTVAVTDDGPRVLTLP
- a CDS encoding SGNH/GDSL hydrolase family protein; translation: MIMSGSLVRRSAVALVSAAALVALPVLPVVPGGAGGQGAAAYAAGSGVGGGQAGVTALYAQGHWRGGWAAAPQRSTGVFGKNWSEDGFARQTVRQVVRVSAGGAQARIKLSNRYGAAPLKVAGATIARTAQGASVQAGSVRQLTFGHGRSATIPAGGELLSDGVGLRVRALESVTVTLYLDAPTGPATFHAMAMATSYRAAGDHRSDVGAAAFTETSQSWYYLSGVEVAGGGPVARRDGVVAFGDSITDGYGSTVDTDRRYPDRLAERFAAAGRPRSVLNEGISGNQLTNSTSGFGEKAVVRFRKDALNTPNVGTVILLEGINDIGMSEWSGAPGGPTPAVSVRQLIAAQRELIRQAHGRGIRVIGATLTPFKGAAYYTERGETKREALNDWIRTSGEFDGIVDLDHALADPADRGRIAPAYDEGDHLHPNDAGYRAMAEAVDVDAF